TAACTCTCTGGATATTATTTAAGGCGAAAAGAGATGTAAAGGTTAGTGATGTTTGCACGTAGTGTAGTGGCACTTGGTACATTTTGTTCACTTTGGAAATGTTTCTATCGCTGCAGAAAGGCGAACAGCTTCTATGGAACTATGGAAAGGAGTTCGATACCCAAGACTTTAAAGAAAACTGTTTGTGCAGCGAatgtaaaaacaaaagaagaacaggTTTGCAGCATctataaaaaaacaagcagcctagaaaaaaagaattcaggGGATTGCAGATACGCAAGCAACTGAGTCTTCTTCAGTTCCTCTTGAAGAACCGTCCAGAGAGGCCTGGGAATCCCATTTCATCCTTTCACAGCACCTTGCTGGGAGTGGAGTTCAACCGCCACCGCTGACTTCGTATACGTTGCTAACAGATGTAACAATTAGAGCAGGACTCAGAGGTTTGACGTATGAGCAAGACAGTAGCAAGTCACTCACAAGCATACTAGAAGAAAGCAGATTATTGATCCTAGGAAACAAAGTGAGCTATCTCTACACTTTATGCGCCATGCCATTTTGAGATCATAGAccaatttatcttttttgtagGCCAAGGGAGAGGATCTCCATAACAGGAGGAGTATTCTTGCTTGCCTCCTCCGAATGGTTAGTGCCGAGGTATTGGAGCGTGGTCACCCAGTGGTAATGGTCTTCAAGCGCACTATACATCCAACATCATCTCCAAGAGTAATACTATTCGGGAATGAACTTCAGCGAGAGTCAAGAAGGCGCTATGGAAATTGCATAGTATACGCATATGGCGAAAATAAACTGCTTTCATTAGTAAGCAATATGAATTCATGTTCCTGCTATGTTCCCCACTCCACAACTTTTTCGTTGGAGATGAGCTTAAGAAACTAGAGGTTCATTATCAGTCCTACTCAGAAGTTGTTTAAAAAGGCAGATTGCAAACCGTTGATAACCACAACGTCGTCTTCCATAGTCCCTCaagatttcttgtttttaaggaagaaattttaatgACATAATTATTTGATTGTTAGTTatacattttttccattcagaaAGAACAAGGGCGAGACCAACGACAGGAACTTTCGCTTGCACAAGAGTGTAGGGCTGCTCCGCTGTTCTTCATTCGTCGTTCATCGGAGCATTGGAAAGCCTTATGTGAAGAGGAGAACCCAACGGTGGAAGACATCTTCAGGGCTACCGAGAAGCAGtaacttctttcctttcttttcctgcATAGGTAAATTTAAGTTTAAATTTGTGTCAGAAACAAGTAACAAAAATGGGTGTCTATCGATTACAATGGACTTTGTGTCGTTGAGAACTCAATTCCCCCGTAATCGTTCTAAAAAACTGCGTGGGAAGCTGGGTTTGTACGAGGTAAGTTGAAACGTGTAACTCTCGTGGAAGAGTCGCGTCCACGAGAGAGCAGCCGAAGATCAATGACGTCTCCCTACCAGTCTATTTGAACAAAACCAACGAACAGGCAGCTGAAGCAAcaggagcgtgtacaaggaaGCGTGTTCTAATCCACCTCGCAGGAACGAAGTTGTTATCCACACCGTTTCTTAGGAGTATTAGGAGAAACTGAGTCGTGTCGCGCTgttattcataatctacaccaCGAACTCGACGTCTTTCATCaagtttccacactacgtcaatttcgtgataaccTTTAAGATACTGAATtgtaaatattaggttgagtcattAATGACTTCAGCACACTACATGATACCTACTTTTATCGTTCACACTTACAATAGGGTACCCATACAACGGGCATCTGTTATCGCTAAGCAGGCAGAGCCTCGGCTAATCTTTAGACACCCCTCTagtgtttcatttttgttcaccTTGGGAGAAacacaagaaacaaaacaagataACAAGAAACAATgcagctcgaaaaaaaaatgtgtgtgcGATATTCCAGGCAGGGCCGAAGGGTGCAATATGCATTACTGCGCCATATAACTATAAACTGGAGTGTTctgggtcctacggcgtcgaaatagtgcgtCGACGTCGAAAAACAGTAGGATGGGGTGACATGGGTCCAACAGCGCAGAATTAGTGTGCTCTGGTGCAAtagtatcgcgcagtaacttcgtgtgcgtgtcgcaaaaagtaaatgagacgttgcagccgtttcatagtcgtGGCCACTGCTCCTGTTGCGTTCCAactctatgactcctccgtgtgtcGCTTTGCTGGCACTTACACCTCAGGTTAGTaccatgccttcttcagacaGGGGAAACACGCATCCAAACGGTTGCTTAAGTggtacatgatctgacgtggaacgttatcgttatcactacgatgacgttgtccacgtcatttaacgttaaaacatcattctctgAAAACAGTTTGGAGGAAAACAGTAggaaaactcatacttcgagtaatgcttacAAATTGAGTCTATATTATGCTGCTGGACATCCAGATtggtcaccttgatcaccttgactcccgttgatcttcgaactagtcgagcgggcaccagtaatttttccatttgtcccgatcgcgtgccagagtagcccagtggttcctcctttcgcgtgggtcacgaagagcatcatatttttctttgaaggacttcgtgaagaaatctgaccatcgggtcggcggtcttcctgtagtgcgcttaatatcgcggggaacccagtcgctcacggctctggttcaacggttgtcattaaagcgcatcacgtgtcaccttattttaatttccttggcaaacgcggcggtgtctctaatctttgatcgttgacgtaggagagaacttcgaatcccttccctcacttgcgtgaaacgggatactcctagcatcactctctctcAATTGcacgttcaatgacgctcaccgcgttttcttcctgcttgcgaaatgcccaggtttccgaagcataggtcaaagcaggaagtacggtggtgttgaagaggtgagcacggagccgggtgttcctggtcttcttcactacatcctcgatgctcttgtacgctccccaagctgCTCGtctccttctgcccagctcgggggtcaggtcgttcatcatgttcagttcccgacccagacaAACGTAGTTGGTGCATTCGGATGTGTTCGTTCTgctgagcgtgaatggggcatccgagacccatccgttccgcatgaacatcatcTTTTGTAAATTCAGCTGAAgcccgatgcatccacatgtttcgttgaattcggtcagcatttgttccgcttggctgatgctaggtgttatcagtacgacgtcatcagcaaagcgcaaatggtgtagctgccgaccatcaaccttcactcccatgtcgtcccattccagctttcgcattgcgttctcgagggtggctgtgaatattttgggggaaattgtgtcaccctgtcggaccctcctcttcacgtcaatgatgatgttcttgtagaatggcgaaattccggtcgtgttACTGCACAACTCtcaaagtacctttatatactgagtagggacgccttggttgtccaacgCTTCCACGACCAATTCCGTCTCAGCTGGTCTGAAGAACTTCTtcagtcgatgaaggtgagacagagcggcatcttgtactctcgtgatacctcgatgtgTTTCGAAAGAGAGGGattgtggtcaatcgtgctgaatccttttcgaaaccctgcttgctcgcatggctgtccttcatccaggactttttcaatcctattaaggatcactcttgtaaagagcttgtagatgacggacagtaggcggattggacgatagttgccgatgtcatgtggatctccctttttacacaacaacacggtcttgctggtcttccactgtttaggaaccttgcattccgccagataacgtgtaaagagcctcgccagggtgctgatgagtactggcggaaggctcttcaggtgttttggtcttattctgtcgggatcGAGTGCGgcacgatttcttaccgacaagatagcatgtcgtatttcgaaCGGGAGaatctctggaatgacttgtccatcttccctcaaatggtgaggaggcaagtggacatggctgtcgaagagatcagagtagaagtcgtagatgattttctccatcccccttctcgatgcaatggctgttccctttgggttccggagagcagtcatcctcgtcttgcgactggcgaagtctcggcgggcatagcggatgcttttccccacATCTGCAGCTTCaaccagcacttctgctcttctctctttgaggtcctcctttatcgcctctctgcaaagccttgcgagctcggacgtgagttcttggttccctgcggctcgtgctgctccacgctggcgtatcagctcaagagtttgaagagacaggcgtctcttggtggttttaaaactctcagccttcttcgcgcagtcgtgaaggtgttcaacgagccggtcatattcttcgtcgatgttgtccattgcggaatcttcccaaaagccggctaacgtagcgaagagatcccagttgatgatagtcctgggatttctccctctgAATTTGGCGGCTTCCTCTggtctccttgtgaaggaaaatcttcctcctaggaggcgatggtccgatcccgtatagaactttggtacaacagcgacgtccgtcaggcagaaccttttattgacgatgatgtggtccatttcattacggtaccctccaccgggtgactcccacgtccagcgtagagaggagggcttctggaattgcgagttcccatggatggtcttagtcgtcatgatgaactcggagagcctctccccctggtcattccattgtaggccgtgggtcccgatgtaaacttcctccggcgttcttcttgggctaactttggcgttgaaatcgccaattacgACCTTGTataaggcatgatcttctcggtagaacttctccaggtccatatagaaagcttcgacttcttcttcttcgtagcttgatgttggagcgtaagcgacgaaaatagtcaaagctggtgttggaccacatcttctcatccgcagacgtccgattcgagTCATAAgatgttcgaaagagtcgatgttctttgccgttctcgtgttgacgaggacgccaactccaccaacacctctactctcgcatgttcctaagaacagttcttctccagtttcatatacggcgttgagagggtgacgtcgtctcgtctcggtcagtccgatgtcgtcgtacttgatcttcttggcttgcatcatcagatcttcgatggccgcttccgatgcaagcgtacgtgcgttataagtacagatcgccatcctagtccttttccgtttcggtagcctacatcattcctgcaaccccgtcccacCTGGCGGTACCCTACCAGGCTTACCTTCGGAAtcaggagatttttttctattactgtgttttgcgtaaaaattttaaaacccatgggcaggttgcaagcctctagtcccatgagtttctgggagaacttccgttctcccggagtggacatgtggagctcatttgttggaggcaactccaaaccgcctcccttgcacctcccagtcacttgattgcaggcttttggccggaccgacgtgcggaatacaaggatgtcatgagtcagtcctggctcagcagaaacagagagtccatctcctgaatccacctgcgtctctgggcaagcacaaggtcgcttttggtccgcgattagccccctatccgccacccggggacgcgccacgtagcttCGCGACTAActggctgtgatccctctagtgggggagatccgtggatccAGATTGGTACAAGGAATAATTCTTGacctgttttccttttttaacttggaaacacacacacacacagaaagAGGAAGTATGGGTGATCTGCACTAGGATACAAGAGTGAATAATCCTCGTTACCTAAAAAGATAATCACTCTCCTGCAAGAAAACACTTCAGCCACATGAGCGAGTTACCATATGAAGTTCTCAATTCCAAGCAATTACTGTCCATTCAGCGCCGCAGATTGTGCTGAGCGACGATGTGGTGAGCGTAGCAGTCTTGAGTAGAGAAcctgatttaaaggcatcaccccacgaatattaGGTAgcgcgggtttcaggtgggttacgcctatacggagtcgcagattatgggaaggaggttgatttcgtccatttcttcccaactgccgtaaaaaaacggtccggaagatgcggcgcgtacacaaagctagcgcgctccaatgcTACTAATACTCTCCCCTCCAAACTCATTGTAGACTACGGCAGATTGCCTTCAAAGGATGACGCACCCCATATCGACAATTGTCGAATCTTAATTGTATGGGGCGGCTTTGTTATGTCCTTGTAACAATATATAGATCCAATTTAGCTTGGGTGGATCGCGGTGGTTCACTATCTTCACTGCCCACTTCGTTTTCTTACTGGAGGGAGTTTCGTAGCCTAACTGGAACGCTACGGAGGATTCGCGAGGAGAAGGAATTTGATGGAATAGGCACAGTATCAGAATGCCGAGGCCTATACgcaaaaataaagttctaCCGAAAGTTGATtggcaaaacaaaagaatgtaATTTCAATACACAATTCTGAGTTTTCAAGAAGAGGGACTTGATGATTGATTcacaaaaatgtgaattttcagAGACTTGTCCTTACATCTTCCGTTTGCAAGATAGTTTACTTCATTTGAATAagatggagaagaaaaaacccatCCAATTTCTTTCAGCAACATTGTACTTTATTTCAGTTCTTTCAGTGGTTTTCCGATCAAATGGCTGCCCAGTATTTCGCGAATGAAACGTCAGGAGCAATTTATATCAATGGTTGAATGGTTTTCACTGTATCACCACTAATAACCCAGTCGCAGCTGTCTCGTCGTAGAAGGCCAGCGACAAGCATTATACTAAGAGGAGCGTTATTCAACCGCAACAGTCAATCACAATCGCACGGTGACTTCACAATCCTCACCTGTTTCCTTGCATTGAGATTAGAAATTGCATTTTAGAGCATCCTACTTGTTATAATAAAACTAACAGAACGTGTTCCAATGTAACTTTTGGTGCAGAATGCGAGTAACACATCTTTCCGTAAGCAGCAATTGTCGTATCCGTGCTGATTTAGGCAGAACAAATCCGGAAAGTAACGATAACATGTGGATAGGAAAAGATAGTAACTATAACTATTTCCATACACCTCTATTATCCCTCAGTCAAACGATTGGATGCCACGATCAGATTCTTGAAGACTAGCAAAGATGTCCACTGTGATGTTTTATCCTGTAAAACCACTTGAAGGATGTTTGCGATGATTGTTAGGGTTTTCGTACCTTATCCTGTGCAACACATTCAAATTCGAAAGAATAGGAAAATTAGAAAGAGCGGTGAGAGTTGTCGAATTTActaaatcaaagaaatcaatagGGAATAAAACTGCAAAACAAACTAGAACTCGTGTTTATTCTTCTGAAGCCGGGAATGTTCCCTGTTTCCAACGGGAATTTTCatatacttaaaggcatcaccccacgaatcggaggtggtacggatttcaggtggagtattcgtatagggaatagtagattatggagagggggtgattccgtccatttcttcctaattgccgaaaaaacggcccggaagatgcggcgcgtgcacagggctggcgcgctccagtcgaactccttgtaggaaatagcgcgcgaAAACGCCCGAAGCGAAGCGAAAagccgttctttacggcaattaggaagaaatggacggaatcacccctctcaataatctactatcccgtatacgaatactccacctgacatattacctcaaattcgtggagtgatgcctttaagttgaaGCCATTAAATGCATATTTTCCTCATATTTCATGAAGATTTTCCTTGCTTGTGGTACGGTTACAGGTATGAGACCACCTTGGATAACAATAATTACGGATGCACGGGCGGTCGCGCGGCAGCCGCTCTAATAGGTTTGGAGCGCGCTGAGTCGTGGCGAGTTCTACCGTGTCTCCGGCTCTTTAATTGACTTGGAGCTCCGCTCAGCTAAAGGCATGTGTACGAATTCGTTTtgatttgaatgaaaagaatttggAAGTTGAATTGTGAATAGGGAGGCATGATCACTCCTGTTGTTTACTGTTACCTAGCACAGCTTCATTAAGTTGTTGTTTCTAGGAGTACTTCTTCCACTGTGAGCAAAGATAGTATATGTGTACTCGATAGCTACTAACGTATAGCTACTAACGTTACTAACTAGTAGTTTGCACACTGCATTGTAGGTTACTGAAATGTGTGTAAAGCTGACAGTGTTGGTTAGAACATTACGCCATGACATGCGCTACCGTGGGATTGAGTTTGGCAGCGACTTAGGTGAATCTAACTTGTGCAACTTTCAGCCTATCCCTTTTGCTACATCTAAAAGTTATCTGCTCGCAGCTACCCCTTCAATCTCGCTTTCAgatatacttttttcttaggtttctttttcatccatcttttcaaaaatatgtggaCTTGAACTGTGCAGACATCTGGAAGATGCTTGCTGAAAAGGTATCTATAATATGCTTTTATGGACAAACATGCTCTTGGTCTCTAATGATTCGCGGATGAACCATCTAAAACAAGTTGAATGAAAAAGATGGTGGACGTTGACACAAATATAAAGCAAAACTTGTTTAGAGTGGTCATCAAAAGTATCTGAAAAACAtaatgatcatgatcatgatttatataataacgagcttagtccgtgtgtgtgtgtgtgtgtgtgtgtgtgtgtgtgtgtgtgtgtgtgtgtgtgtgtgtgtgtgtgtgtgtgtgtgtgtgtgtgtgtgtgtgtgtgtgtgtgtgtgtgtgtgtgtgtgtgtgtgtgtgtgtgtgtgtgtgtgtgtgtgtgtgtgtgtgtgtgtgtgtgtgtgtgtgtgtgtgtgtgtgtgtttttttttttttttttttttttttttttttttttttttttttttttttttttttttttttgttttttttttttttttttgtgtgttttttgtgtgtgtgtgtgtgtgtgtgtgtgtgttgtgttgttttgtgttgtgtgtgtgtgtgtgtgtgtgtgtgtgtgtgtgtgtgtgtgtgtgtgtgtctgtctgtctgtcaaaaatcgaaaaaggggatgcgacgggtccaccccgtgtcggattggtgcgccggcgccagatacttatgggaggggttgcgacgggtccagcggcgttggattggtgcgccggcgtcagataccttaaaatgggttgcgacgggtccaccggcttCAGATTGGCACCCCGGCGCCAGATAGTTATAATAGCTATTATATGGGTTATACGGGTCCGCCGGCACCGGATTGGTGCGcgataacttcgtgtgcatgacgcaaaagatagatgggtTCAgctgtttcatagccgtggccacttggcgctttgcttttaACGTTTATGGCTCCTCTTTCCTATGCctgtttccttcttcgttcgcctcaagtttgtagcatgctgctctcagaaagtggaaacatgcatgcaaacgattgcttaaatagtagcaagatgtttatgtgatctgatgtggaacgttatctttatcagtaggatgatgtctttcacgtcgttttatgccaaaacgtcattctttgataactgtttatagaaaacagcaGGAAAACCCACACTtcgagtgatacttttaaattttgtctataagatattgataaggagtgtttgaagctgaagttccaATGTTCTCctaatgtagaactgacgcgtgtAGAAAGAGggctatgaaatatttcgcttttagttataatataaaaaaggaagaaagattgttggagatacacgagtccaatttcatagaactggTCCAGATCCTGTACAAGGGTGGAGCCTCAAAACACGATCTGTACACGATTTGGTCCAAAGATCCCCAATTGCCCCATTCAGCGCCTTTGGGCACGTTTGAGCGAACGAATCGTGTACAAAGGTGGAGCCACAAAACAACGTTGTTCGCTCAAACGTAACCAAAGGCGCCGAATGGGGCAATTTGGGGGCTTTTAGACCAAatcgtgtacaagggtggagCCTCAAAACACCGTTGTGCGCCCAAACGTGCCCAAAGGCGCCGAATGGGGCAACCAGAGAAAAGCTCGAGAATCCCTGAGAGCCTTCATCCCTGAGGGCTCTCAGAGATTCTCGAGCTTTTCCCTGGTTGCCCCATTCGGCCAAACAAAACATAACATGAGCAAGTATTGGTAACTTCTATGCTCTTATATTAGCGTACTAGCTTTAGAAGCATTCTTTTGTTTCATACTACTTGATTTTAAAATGTGGGGATCTGCTCTGTTGTCGAACTCACAAGTAGTAAAAAGAAGATTCCTTCAGTTGCTTAGATAGAAGTTAGAAGACTTCTTTCTTCGAGTCGAGTTCACGACAAATTCTCGCAATCACAGGATCTCTTGCATGTGATGGAACGGCAGATATATAAGAGCTAGCAGCGAGCCGTTCTGCCGCTAcgcgaccgcccgcgcagccgtttaagtagatttagatgggGCCTAGAGCTAGCTAACTGGACAGCAACGGCAGCGAATCTCCTTAGTACATACttcatcgctaattgctcagacaaggtatagtcgggtcaaaacgacataaagcacgggtGTAGTTACACAAGCACGCAAACGAACCGCTCAGGCGTCCTGCGAGTGCTCCGCTTGGCAGCCTGCAAAGTGGCGATACTggccgcaatttttttttgttttctttctggttttttcgccgttcaaattttttttttcgtattttcgttatgtttgctgtatttgtttctgttatatagatctatattgtatctctatttttcttaAGTTAATATATTGTTTTTGTCCGTAAATCTAGTTTcatgttaatgttcttttttgtttgtaagggAAGGATGATAGACggagaagcaaaaaagaacattaatatAGAAGTAGatacaattttgaaccaactttcagaaacaaaacatgaacaaaagcaATACGATAACTTAAGAACAGTACACATACAATATAGATCAATACAGCAAAAGCAAATACACCAGACaacaaaaatgcgaaaaaaaaaaagaaaccgagaGGCAAAAAAccgaaagaaaagcaaaaaatgaaaacaaaaattatgataGGCTAATATCGATCCTGATGACGTCACTTCTCGTCACTTTTGCAAATTGCCAAACACACAGCCCGCAGCATGCTGCGAGTGGTTAAAAACCGCATTGGTCCAGCACGACCGCTCGTGTGACACCACTCGTGCTTCGtgttgttttgatccgaccataTGATTGTGGAGATtctcgaagatctacaggagtCTCCGTATCTGAGCCGGGCAGGTGGAGCTTGAGAGCAAGCAAAAACACCGAGGACATAATGAAGAGAAGTAAGGACATCCTGTCTCTCCCTCACTTTTTCAACACCACCCTCCTTTAAGCTTTGTCCTACGTTTCCGGAATCtgggcgtttcgcaagcaggaggaaaatgcggtCAGCGTCATAGAGCGTTCAGCTAAAAACGTGAGGTATCCCTCCTTTCTTCAGTGAGAGCGGGAATACGAAGTTCAGCCCTACGTCAGTGATTGAAGTTCAGGGTCTGTTGCCTTcaccaaagaaaataaaattaggaaGGTTGAGGAAGTGATTTGTGCTAACGATTCTCTAATGTTCTAGAAATACTTGGACGAGATCCTAGTGATTGATCATAGCCAAGGTCAAGCGTGAGAGGCGCATCGAAATGACAGAATTGCATCGGGTGGCGCCGCGGGTTCTATTTGAAACACTCAGGAATCAATAGCTGACAAAAATGGGGCTTCTGCATCTAGTTCGAGATTTCAAATGGCACATCTCTTATGCAACATTGATCAATTTGACTattatgatttaaaaaaaagcgatcTCGATGCTACtactaagcgaaaaaaagacatctacggTTTGAGGTAGGGATAAGTCAGTGTGAGTTGCTGATTAACGACACTCACAGTAAATTTTATGTTATATAATTTCGTACGATTGTAGAGATAGATTTCGTCTATATCTGTGCAGTTTGAATTCAAGGTTCTTAACTTTCTCAGTTTCTTTGAGATCTAGTTAAAAATGGTAAATTTTTCCTccctttttgattttttctcaactaatcaaaaaaaaaacccagtcTCTAAAGAGAGCAAAACAGAGCAAACCTTCGTCTACAAAAGACACACTTATTTGTTTCGGTACCGGCGTATTGCCTCCGTAAACAAGGTTAACCACATTACTCATGGTACCCAGCAAAGGTTTCCTATTCAAACCGGAACCATGTAACTGAGCGCGATGCAGCAtggtaaaacaaacaataaagaTCCCCTTCTGCCTTTCTTTTATAtcggatgacatgagcaatgcagtgcaAGCAATCTTACGACAGGAGGGCCTGCGAGACTCAGTCAGATTAACAAATATACCACCTCAGAACCTGAACCAATAGCTAGTCCGCATTCGTGCCTATGACAGACTTTATGAGACATCTAACTTGTCTGAATGGAAGGCAGGACGATTGCATGGTATCGGGGTTATCTAtctaatcacctgtcagttatgtggggttaagtacattggcgaaacaagAACACCATTATGTACC
This window of the Necator americanus strain Aroian chromosome III, whole genome shotgun sequence genome carries:
- a CDS encoding hypothetical protein (NECATOR_CHRIII.G11271.T1), coding for MRKLEWDDMGVKVDGRQLHHLRFADDVVLITPSISQAEQMLTEFNETCGCIGLQLNLQKMMFMRNGWVSDAPFTLSRTNTSECTNYVCLGRELNMMNDLTPELGRRRRAAWGAYKSIEDVVKKTRNTRLRAHLFNTTVLPALTYASETWAFRKQEENAVSVIERAIERE
- a CDS encoding hypothetical protein (NECATOR_CHRIII.G11272.T1), whose protein sequence is MAICTYNARTLASEAAIEDLMMQAKKIKYDDIGLTETRRRHPLNAVYETGEELFLGTCESRGVGGVGVLVNTRTAKNIDSFEHLMTRIGRLRMRRCGPTPALTIFVAYAPTSSYEEEEVEAFYMDLEKFYREDHALYKVVIGDFNAKVSPRRTPEEVYIGTHGLQWNDQGERLSEFIMTTKTIHGNSQFQKPSSLRWTWESPGGGYRNEMDHIIVNKRFCLTDVAVVPKFYTGSDHRLLGGRFSFTRRPEEAAKFRGRNPRTIINWDLFATLAGFWEDSAMDNIDEEYDRLVEHLHDCAKKAESFKTTKRRLSLQTLELIRQRGAARAAGNQELTSELARLCREAIKEDLKERRAEVLVEAADVGKSIRYARRDFASRKTRMTALRNPKGTAIASRRGMEKIIYDFYSDLFDSHVHLPPHHLREDGQVIPEILPFEIRHAILSVRNRAALDPDRIRPKHLKSLPPVLISTLARLFTRYLAECKVPKQWKTSKTVLLCKKGDPHDIGNYRPIRLLSVIYKLFTRVILNRIEKVLDEGQPCEQAGFRKGFSTIDHNPSLSKHIEVSREYKMPLCLTFID